In Streptomyces chartreusis, the following proteins share a genomic window:
- a CDS encoding MFS transporter, producing the protein MPELSPRRRVLVLAICCMSLLIVSLDTTALNVSLPAMQRDLGASTSGLQWTIDAYTLVLASLLMLAGSTADRIGRKRVFMTGLILFTIGSALCSAAPTLDSLIVFRMVQAVGGSMLNPVAMSIITNTFTDPRERARAIGVWGGVVGISMAAGPLVGGLLVDAVDWRAIFWVNLPVGLTALLLTLRFVPESRAPKARRLDPVGQLLVIALFGALTYAIIEAPNAGFGSVLPFAGVAAAALLGLLWYEPRRAEPLIDLRFFRSAPFSGATVIAIGAFAGLGGFLFLSTLYLQNVRGLDALHAGLWMLPMATPMFLCAPLSGRLVGSRGPRLPLLVAGVAMTTSCALFALFEAETSNVTLLLGYVLFGIGFGFVNAPITNTAVSGMPRAQAGVAAAVASTSRQLGQTLGVAVIGAVLAAGIGSSSYKESFVAAAGPGWWVLTGCGALVLVVGLVTSGRWARGTAERAAETLAAPEIRDASRVVA; encoded by the coding sequence ATGCCGGAGCTCAGCCCACGCCGCCGAGTGCTGGTCCTCGCGATCTGCTGCATGAGCCTGCTGATCGTGAGCCTCGACACCACGGCCCTCAACGTCTCCCTCCCCGCGATGCAGCGCGATCTCGGCGCGAGCACGTCGGGTCTGCAGTGGACGATCGACGCGTACACCCTCGTCCTGGCCTCGCTGCTGATGCTGGCCGGCTCCACGGCGGACCGGATCGGCCGCAAACGCGTCTTCATGACCGGCCTGATCCTGTTCACCATCGGCTCGGCCCTGTGCTCGGCGGCACCGACCCTCGACTCGCTGATCGTCTTCCGGATGGTGCAGGCGGTCGGCGGTTCGATGCTCAACCCGGTCGCGATGTCGATCATCACCAACACCTTCACCGACCCGCGTGAACGGGCCCGGGCAATCGGCGTGTGGGGCGGTGTCGTCGGCATCTCGATGGCCGCGGGACCGCTGGTCGGGGGTCTGCTCGTGGACGCGGTCGACTGGCGCGCGATCTTCTGGGTCAACCTTCCGGTGGGCCTGACCGCCCTCCTGCTCACCCTCCGCTTCGTCCCCGAGTCCAGGGCGCCCAAGGCCCGCCGGCTGGACCCCGTGGGCCAGCTCCTGGTGATCGCGCTGTTCGGCGCGCTGACGTACGCGATCATCGAGGCGCCGAACGCCGGGTTCGGCTCGGTGCTGCCGTTCGCGGGGGTCGCGGCGGCGGCCCTGCTCGGCCTCCTCTGGTACGAGCCGCGCCGTGCCGAGCCCCTGATCGACCTGCGGTTCTTCCGGTCGGCGCCGTTCAGCGGGGCCACGGTGATCGCGATCGGCGCGTTCGCCGGGCTGGGCGGATTCCTGTTCCTGTCGACGCTGTACCTGCAGAACGTGCGCGGCCTGGACGCGCTGCACGCGGGGCTGTGGATGCTGCCGATGGCGACGCCGATGTTCCTGTGCGCGCCGCTGTCCGGGCGGCTGGTCGGCAGCCGGGGGCCGCGGCTGCCGCTGCTGGTCGCGGGCGTCGCGATGACGACGAGCTGCGCGCTGTTCGCGCTGTTCGAGGCGGAGACGTCCAATGTCACGCTGCTGCTCGGGTACGTGCTGTTCGGCATCGGGTTCGGGTTCGTGAACGCGCCGATCACCAATACGGCGGTGTCGGGGATGCCGCGGGCCCAGGCCGGGGTCGCGGCCGCCGTCGCCTCCACCAGCCGTCAGCTGGGGCAGACGCTGGGGGTGGCGGTGATCGGGGCGGTGCTGGCGGCGGGGATCGGTTCGTCCTCGTACAAGGAGTCGTTCGTGGCCGCCGCCGGTCCGGGGTGGTGGGTGCTCACCGGGTGTGGGGCTCTGGTTCTCGTCGTGGGCCTGGTCACGAGTGGGCGGTGGGCGCGGGGCACGGCTGAACGTGCGGCCGAGACGCTGGCGGCACCTGAGATTCGCGATGCGTCGAGGGTTGTCGCGTAG
- a CDS encoding helix-turn-helix transcriptional regulator codes for MTTMAQQTTATADGSHGTAASAVRRHELAAFLRHRREHIAPEQVGLPRGSRRRTPGLRREEVAHLAAVGVTWYTWLEQARDIQVSVQVLDALARTLMLDPSERSHLFQLAGAVDPTPATACPSVTPAMRAVLEQLEPYPACLQNSRYDILAHNRTYGLLLCDLEAVPPEDRNCMILSYTNQDWQSSIVHLEETQRLMAARFRAAMAGHLGEPAWKMLLGRLRTESPAFREVWERHEVVSHRSKRKEFLNRHVGRILVDHTDLWLSPDVGPRMVTYVPADEESRVRLEKLHEIALKGARGTARPAPTHR; via the coding sequence ATGACGACCATGGCGCAGCAGACGACGGCGACCGCGGACGGCTCGCACGGTACGGCCGCCTCGGCGGTCCGCCGCCATGAACTCGCCGCCTTCCTGCGTCACCGCCGCGAGCACATCGCCCCCGAGCAGGTCGGCCTGCCCCGCGGGAGCCGACGCCGCACACCCGGCCTGCGCCGCGAGGAGGTCGCCCACCTCGCCGCGGTCGGCGTCACCTGGTACACGTGGCTGGAGCAGGCCCGCGACATCCAGGTCTCCGTCCAGGTCCTCGACGCCCTCGCCCGCACCCTGATGCTCGACCCCAGCGAGCGGTCGCATCTTTTCCAGCTGGCCGGCGCGGTGGACCCCACACCGGCGACGGCCTGCCCGTCGGTGACGCCCGCGATGCGGGCCGTACTGGAACAGCTGGAGCCGTATCCGGCGTGCCTGCAGAACAGCCGGTACGACATCCTCGCCCACAACCGCACCTACGGCCTGCTGCTCTGCGACCTGGAGGCGGTGCCGCCCGAGGACCGCAACTGCATGATCCTGTCGTACACCAACCAGGACTGGCAGTCCTCGATCGTGCACCTGGAGGAGACCCAGCGCCTCATGGCCGCCCGCTTCCGGGCCGCCATGGCCGGTCATCTCGGCGAGCCCGCCTGGAAGATGCTCCTGGGACGCCTGCGCACCGAGTCCCCCGCGTTCCGCGAGGTGTGGGAGCGCCACGAGGTGGTGTCCCACCGCAGCAAGCGCAAGGAGTTCCTCAACCGCCACGTCGGCCGAATCCTGGTCGACCACACCGACCTGTGGCTGAGCCCGGACGTGGGCCCGAGGATGGTGACCTACGTCCCGGCGGACGAGGAGTCGAGAGTACGTCTGGAGAAGCTGCACGAAATCGCCCTCAAAGGGGCGCGGGGAACTGCGCGACCAGCCCCCACTCACCGATAG